One region of Estrella lausannensis genomic DNA includes:
- a CDS encoding protein kinase domain-containing protein, with protein MNINTAYGLIQSFAKEMELPKNRVNQDAKPSLDKIASIVNDCMQAHAITADQKAELVNCLASITNLGNGLSSNQFIAKNLVNKAQNVLKIAQALEASKLESPLSLSPKKPMQHAESKQQSNISPPASDKAKSRSHGASKASDRVAAKRSVIKPEPEVSPPISDKSKSRSHGVSNASRKVFSRRAIVKPEPKVSPPVSEKATSHSPVASKASSKGASKPEEMSSPPRVEVVKQASAESISKKGVKALSGKGAGHASEKQKTLTKALAELLDTPRLERKIGEKLANSLKDWASDNKGAREPNLKELARVLDEIHQKVEPDTLRSMQGLKTNLKTAIDALRDVEAERVRATPPDQPKKADVNPLLEKSKSIEAKLSKNKSRLQLKKIKKSGSFVQKELHRHETVGVGGGGEVVSYKSQSHNTKKAVKILHDAESSSNESELKSLYINPITGKEVKSIPGLQPQAKITAEEGTVKVFTLFESDITNLEREISYNDLMKGVADLAFGLAHMHRDMGDAKPAFVHRDMKPENILFGKSKGQLQFCICDFDSAHLADGEVHSNVLDSPKYLTEDEKLIKQLLEKGDTQPLTMHAKAHINDFYRSLDVRNMGLVFITLIAGRSPESIEEEITLDDVAPNIKMDANADEVKLQQLCELVSQMTEPWWDKRPSMEQVLERMQQIGIELPDYQHIS; from the coding sequence ATGAATATCAATACAGCTTATGGTCTGATTCAAAGTTTCGCCAAGGAAATGGAGCTACCTAAAAATCGTGTCAATCAAGATGCGAAGCCCTCCCTAGATAAAATTGCCTCTATTGTAAATGATTGCATGCAAGCGCATGCCATAACCGCAGATCAGAAAGCAGAATTGGTCAACTGCTTGGCGTCCATCACAAATCTCGGCAACGGCCTTTCTTCCAATCAATTCATCGCTAAGAACTTAGTGAACAAAGCACAGAATGTGCTCAAAATAGCTCAAGCTTTGGAAGCCTCCAAATTAGAGTCGCCGTTAAGCTTGAGCCCGAAAAAACCGATGCAACATGCGGAGTCGAAACAGCAAAGCAATATTTCGCCTCCTGCCAGTGATAAAGCGAAGAGCCGCTCTCATGGCGCTTCCAAAGCGTCTGATAGGGTTGCTGCAAAGCGAAGTGTTATAAAACCTGAACCTGAAGTTTCGCCTCCCATCAGTGACAAGTCAAAGAGCCGCTCTCATGGGGTCTCCAACGCATCCAGGAAGGTTTTTTCAAGACGGGCTATCGTGAAACCTGAACCTAAAGTATCACCCCCCGTCAGTGAAAAAGCAACGAGTCACTCCCCTGTCGCTTCCAAAGCATCCAGCAAGGGCGCATCGAAACCTGAAGAGATGTCTAGCCCTCCGCGAGTGGAGGTCGTCAAACAGGCATCGGCTGAGTCAATCTCTAAAAAAGGAGTCAAGGCCCTCTCTGGTAAAGGAGCCGGTCATGCTTCAGAGAAGCAGAAAACTCTCACTAAGGCGCTGGCCGAACTTCTCGACACCCCGCGGCTCGAGCGTAAAATCGGCGAGAAGCTGGCAAACTCTCTGAAAGACTGGGCCTCCGATAATAAGGGCGCAAGAGAGCCTAACCTCAAAGAATTGGCACGGGTACTTGACGAAATTCACCAAAAGGTCGAGCCGGACACATTGCGATCAATGCAAGGTTTGAAAACCAACCTTAAAACAGCAATCGATGCGCTTAGGGATGTCGAAGCAGAAAGGGTGCGTGCGACGCCTCCGGATCAACCTAAAAAAGCAGATGTGAATCCTCTGCTGGAAAAGTCTAAGTCCATTGAAGCCAAGCTCTCGAAAAATAAAAGTCGATTACAACTTAAGAAAATTAAAAAATCTGGCTCGTTTGTTCAAAAAGAGCTTCATCGCCATGAAACTGTGGGTGTTGGCGGAGGCGGAGAAGTGGTTTCTTATAAATCGCAGTCGCATAACACAAAGAAAGCCGTCAAAATTCTCCACGATGCCGAATCCAGCAGCAATGAATCGGAATTGAAATCCCTTTATATCAACCCGATAACAGGCAAAGAGGTCAAGTCGATTCCCGGTCTGCAGCCCCAGGCTAAAATCACAGCGGAGGAAGGAACTGTCAAGGTGTTTACGCTGTTTGAAAGTGATATTACAAACCTGGAAAGAGAGATTTCCTATAATGATCTCATGAAGGGAGTCGCTGACTTAGCATTCGGACTAGCCCACATGCATCGGGATATGGGCGATGCCAAGCCCGCCTTTGTCCACAGAGACATGAAGCCTGAGAACATTCTATTCGGTAAATCAAAAGGACAGCTCCAGTTTTGTATTTGCGATTTTGACAGCGCGCACCTTGCAGACGGAGAGGTTCATTCGAACGTTCTGGACTCCCCTAAATATTTAACGGAAGACGAGAAGTTGATTAAACAGTTGTTAGAAAAAGGTGATACTCAACCCCTTACTATGCATGCAAAAGCCCACATTAACGACTTTTACCGCAGTTTGGATGTAAGGAACATGGGGCTGGTCTTTATCACTTTGATTGCAGGAAGAAGCCCTGAATCAATCGAGGAAGAAATCACCCTCGATGATGTTGCCCCCAATATCAAGATGGATGCGAATGCGGATGAAGTCAAGTTGCAACAACTGTGCGAATTAGTATCGCAGATGACAGAGCCGTGGTGGGATAAAAGACCCAGCATGGAGCAAGTGCTCGAGCGGATGCAGCAAATCGGTATTGAACTCCCTGATTATCAGCATATCTCATAA